A single genomic interval of Aedes aegypti strain LVP_AGWG chromosome 1, AaegL5.0 Primary Assembly, whole genome shotgun sequence harbors:
- the LOC5572408 gene encoding uncharacterized protein LOC5572408 produces MCDTDPPPCNAYNPEYPLESDDEYAGSGNPFFAASFENISDSEGLEAKNDDSDHPDPNPVPKVYTDLFCVKEYTREDLYPTELDPTCYPAWTLSPYWPVYVSNFMLNSFDELERNTQIATYFASKGLLSRMIYIWCKDEPYFKRHQKCTLVLDMLVYFTSKEDADRAIRCCDKTTYYGHRLNVMPGRIPLYFDPERTICFKMAKRAIHVTDTWVELTLRNLGIENIDTIVRHSDCEVFVEFGDVHSMRKAVSESKKWIPSRLTCPVRKQRFLEDDCKYDMMFLIQEDPSFLDMLPPEYALNDLLNGKLPPVVRDWDNWTRPKAFRPKVHETINQNRLKRKQQLIDNARARQEAKRKGLPVAPKGPNHGKKTKYEVLRQKQAILGIPRKTDWGRQNFTKLSEDLASMRMKLLTKGEVGTLAVRNKLFYAMLKQEKKLGGLVDRYHDLQCDALENGLTVAIIIAGENTRFPQYPTNVEKSDEQEPLDKLWPVYVGNFPVTDVEPKRRNQQVCDFFASKSYTVKMVYLDENDKFYNSYLKPVKLLDILVYFESKEVADKVIETYHGVMHRGSKLSVYPGRWNVYYYTSRTVYLKVDKDPIIAEQAIERVLLNTSPEGLHGIGRYPKRAYFSFWKPHQRRAAVGSGLNLVLIYKSRPKQRFIEQDVKPDLLRKILNDPDFLNSQPKGDDLKQLFVAESVPPEEGGEIVWVGNYLQRKQMNERIGRVLAEWEKLQ; encoded by the exons ATGTGCGACACCGATCCCCCGCCGTGCAATGCGTACAATCCGGAATATCCTCTGGAAAGTGACGATGAGTATGCCGGAAGTGGAAACCCATTTTTTGCTGCGTCTTTTGAAAACATCTCTGATTCGGAAGGTTTAGAGGCCAAAAATGACGATTCAGATCATCCAGACCCAAACCCTGTGCCCAAGGTGTACACGGATTTGTTCTGTGTGAAAGAGTACACTAGAGAAGACTTGTACCCAACGGAACTGGATCCGACATGTTACCCGGCGTGGACGCTTTCGCCCTATTGGCCCGTGTATGTGTCCAACTTCATGCTGAACAGTTTCGACGAACTGGAGAGGAACACCCAAATCGCCACATATTTTGCCAGCAAAGGACTTCTGAGCAGAATGATTTACATATGGTGTAAAGATGAGCCTTATTTCAAAAGGCACCAGAAATGTACTCTGGTTCTGGACATGCTGGTGTACTTTACCAGCAAGGAAGATGCCGATCGAGCGATTCGTTGTTGCGATAAAACAACTTACTACGGACACAGACTCAATGTTATGCCCGGGAGAATTCCGCTGTATTTCGATCCGGAACGAAcgatatgtttcaaaatggccAAGAGGGCTATCCATGTTACGGATACATGGGTGGAACTAACCCTTCGCAATCTTGGAATCGAGAACATCGACACCATCGTGAGGCATTCCGATTGTGAGGTGTTTGTGGAGTTTGGTGATGTACACTCAATGAGAAAGGCTGTGTCGGAATCCAAAAAATGGATCCCTTCTCGTTTGACCTGTCCTGTTCGGAAACAACGGTTTCTGGAAGACGATTGCAAATATGACATGATGTTTCTGATCCAGGAAGATCCCTCGTTCCTGGATATGCTTCCCCCTGAGTATGCGCTGAATGATTTACTGAACGGAAAGCTGCCTCCGGTGGTGAGGGATTGGGACAACTGGACGCGTCCAAAAGCTTTCCGGCCAAAGGTGCATGAAACAATCAATCAGAACCGGTTGAAGCGGAAACAACAGTTGATAGACAATGCCAGAGCAAGACAAGAGGCGAAACGCAAAGGGCTACCCGTAGCCCCTAAAGGGCCCAATCACGGGAAGAAAACAAAGTACGAAGTACTCCGTCAGAAGCAAGCCATTCTTGGTATACCTCGCAAAACCGATTGGGGCAGGCAAAATTTCACCAAACTTTCGGAGGATCTGGCTTCCATGAGAATGAAACTTTTGACGAAGGGAGAGGTTGGAACGCTGGCGGTGCGCAATAAGCTGTTCTACGCCATGTTGAAGCAGGAGAAAAAGCTCGGAGGTTTGGTCGATAGGTATCATGACCTGCAATGCGATGCTCTGGAGAATGGTTTGACTGTGGCCATCATCATAGCG GGTGAGAATACACGCTTCCCACAGTATCCAACCAATGTGGAAAAGTCTGACGAGCAGGAACCGTTGGACAAGCTGTGGCCCGTCTACGTGGGCAATTTCCCAGTGACCGATGTGGAACCCAAACGGCGTAACCAGCAAGTTTGTGATTTTTTCGCTTCGAAAAGCTACACCGTGAAGATGGTCTACCTGGACGAGAATGACAAATTTTACAATTCCTATCTGAAGCCTGTCAAACTGTTGGACATACTGGTGTACTTTGAGTCCAAGGAAGTGGCCGATAAAGTTATCGAAACATATCACGGCGTAATGCATCGGGGTTCGAAATTGAGCGTGTATCCTGGTCGTTGGAACGTATATTACTACACGAGTCGTACAGTGTATCTTAAAGTGGACAAAGATCCAATCATTGCCGAGCAGGCTATAGAACGAGTTCTACTCAATACTTCCCCGGAAGGCCTACATGGTATCGGTCGCTACCCCAAGAGGGCCTACTTTAGCTTTTGGAAACCTCACCAGCGGAGAGCTGCGGTAGGAAGTGGTTTGAATTTGGTCTTGATTTACAAGTCGAGACCTAAGCAAAGGTTCATAGAACAAGACGTGAAGCCCGATCTGCTGCGTAAGATACTGAACGATCCGGATTTCTTAAACAGTCAACCGAAAGGAGATGATTTGAAGCAGCTGTTTGTTGCCGAATCGGTGCCCCCAGAGGAAGGTGGCGAAATAGTTTGGGTCGGCAATTATCTGCAACGCAAGCAGATGAACGAAAGGATCGGTAGGGTGCTAGCCGAATGGGAAAAGCTACAGTGA
- the LOC5572405 gene encoding uncharacterized protein LOC5572405 produces the protein MSDFDPPLDRAYDPEYPLESDDDDERDAGDFTATNRSRISNNSQVPQKKSRWSSPEARPAPPELFCMKTYSRNELYPTELDPDCYPPWALSPYWPVYVSNFRLNSLDETERNAQISTYFACKGLLTRMIYIRENDDPFFRNHQSKTLLLDMLVYFTCKADADRAIRCCDRTTYYGHVLNVFPGRVPVYFDPSLTVRFKIPKQYSVEHTETPTERGFKARYGPGIVSTIVKHSECKLLVEFEARYLMNLAVSQCDLWIPSRLTEPVRKQRYLEQDCRYDMMFLLQENPGFIDMLPPENVLQDLLHGRLPPVNKDWDGWAFPKQLPDEIYNSIYRDKIERKERMKEDDSVKWDEVPASLAEEVDRQKEVFFGIIQHQQKPEETSSESSSRKNPQLLHRDVVERKQKDFERKFAMICVPNRNNARNVAQGRRIEEGPSEAISRLMPGYFQQKKFNAKKTEFLTKRKKLLTKEGVVRRNGLFFDLLRLERSLGNMTGKRANLQCDELRTGLIATVHSMGLQKRFSQYYSNFPKNLDLLHIEEPLDMLTPVFLGNFFTIDLSQKSRNQQVKGFFAVRGLSVCMVYLNESDEFYNSYLKQIKLLDMLVYFRTKEEAEKAIKCVHGLTYHGHKLSVLPGRQVKYYEPNRAVFLELDDDPTIAEGMIGQFLGSEALPIEDLNSVMRYPKKVIFLFNKTKQGKAVAQIELSAKLVSKPFPKKQRYLEADVKTDLLRKILRDADFLNEQPQDGTALRSLFAVKSLPPEEDDIGAVVWDGDYQHRKDLNEQVVKVLVEWKKTMKSVAESSKPAGQLM, from the exons ATGAGCGACTTCGACCCACCACTGGACAGAGCATACGACCCGGAGTATCCCCTGGAAAGTGACGACGATGACGAACGCGATGCAGGTGATTTTACTGCTACAAACCGTTCGCGAATCTCAAACAATTCGCAAGTGCCCCAGAAAAAGAGCCGGTGGTCCAGCCCGGAAGCACGCCCAGCACCGCCGGAGCTGTTCTGCATGAAGACCTACTCCCGAAACGAGCTTTACCCAACCGAGCTGGATCCGGATTGTTACCCGCCCTGGGCGCTTTCTCCCTACTGGCCCGTTTACGTTTCCAATTTCCGGCTGAACAGTTTGGATGAAACGGAAAGGAACGCACAAATTTCAACCTACTTTGCGTGCAAGGGACTTCTCACCAGAATGATCTACATTCGGGAAAACGATGATCCGTTCTTCCGTAACCATCAATCGAAAACCTTGCTTCTGGATATGCTGGTTTACTTCACCTGCAAAGCGGATGCCGATCGTGCAATCCGTTGCTGTGACAGGACAACTTACTACGGACACGTACTGAATGTCTTTCCCGGAAGAGTCCCGGTCTATTTTGATCCGAGCCTAACGGTACGATTCAAAATTCCGAAACAGTACTCCGTTGAGCATACGGAAACCCCTACGGAGCGTGGTTTCAAAGCTCGATATGGACCGGGAATCGTCTCTACGATCGTCAAGCACTCCGAATGTAAACTCTTAGTTGAATTCGAGGCCCGGTACTTGATGAATCTCGCCGTAAGTCAATGTGATTTGTGGATACCGTCTCGCCTGACGGAACCTGTCCGCAAGCAAAGATACCTGGAACAGGACTGCAGGTACGATATGATGTTCCTGTTGCAGGAGAATCCAGGGTTCATCGATATGCTTCCACCGGAGAATGTGTTGCAGGACTTGCTTCACGGGAGATTGCCTCCGGTGAACAAAGATTGGGATGGATGGGCGTTTCCGAAACAACTACCGGATGAAATTTATAACTCAATCTACCGCGATAAGATAGAACGCAAGGAAAGGATGAAGGAAGACGACAGCGTCAAATGGGACGAGGTCCCCGCGAGTCTTGCCGAAGAAGTGGACCGTCAGAAGgaagttttctttggaattattcAGCATCAGCAAAAGCCTGAGGAGACATCATCAGAAAGCTCTTCACGCAAAAATCCTCAATTGCTCCACCGTGATGTTGTGGAAAGGAAGCAAAAGGATTTCGAACGGAAGTTCGCCATGATTTGTGTGCCGAATAGAAACAACGCCCGGAACGTGGCCCAAGGAAGACGCATCGAGGAAGGCCCAAGCGAAGCGATCAGCCGTTTAATGCCGGGCTATTTTCAGCAGAAAAAATTCAACGCTAAAAAAACAGAGTTTTTGACCAAAAGGAAAAAACTTCTCACGAAGGAAGGAGTGGTGCGTCGGAACGGATTGTTCTTCGATCTGCTCCGATTGGAAAGGTCGCTCGGAAATATGACAGGCAAGCGCGCTAACTTGCAATGCGATGAACTGAGGACGGGACTCATTGCCACGGTGCACAGTATG GGACTACAGAAGCGGTTTTCTCAATATTAttcgaattttccaaaaaatctggATCTCTTGCACATTGAGGAACCGCTGGATATGCTTACACCCGTTTTCTTGGGCAACTTCTTCACCATCGATCTAAGCCAGAAGTCACGGAATCAACAAGTCAAAGGCTTTTTTGCGGTCAGAGGCCTGTCCGTTTGTATGGTCTACCTCAATGAAAGCGATGAATTTTACAACTCCTACTTGAAGCAGATCAAACTTCTGGACATGTTGGTATATTTCCGTACCAAAGAAGAGGCAGAAAAGGCCATCAAATGTGTTCACGGATTGACATACCATGGACACAAGTTGAGTGTTCTTCCCGGGCGACAGGTTAAATACTACGAACCGAACAGAGCAGTATTTCTTGAGCTAGATGACGACCCAACTATTGCAGAAGGAATGATAGGACAATTTTTAGGCTCCGAAGCACTTCCTATTGAAGACCTCAATAGCGTAATGCGCTATCCTAAGAAAGTCATATTTTTGTTCAACAAAACCAAACAAGGGAAAGCAGTTGCCCAGATCGAATTATCAGCGAAGCTAGTTTCTAAGCCGTTTCCGAAGAAACAACGCTATCTTGAAGCCGACGTGAAAACCGATCTCTTGCGGAAGATTCTCCGCGATGCGGACTTCCTGAACGAACAACCCCAGGACGGCACCGCTCTACGGAGTTTGTTCGCGGTCAAATCATTACCACCGGAAGAGGACGATATCGGTGCAGTGGTTTGGGATGGTGACTATCAGCATCGTAAGGATCTGAACGAACAAGTTGTCAAAGTGCTGGTCGAATGGAAGAAGACTATGAAGAGTGTCGCTGAGTCATCAAAACCTGCTGGACAGTTGATGTAA